The genomic window TGCCATTGAACTTGAGGCCATGAGAGAAGAGAAAGCTAAGCTAGAACTAACACTTTCTGAAGTTCAAGGAGAAAATTCTAAACTTAGGGAAGAGATTGGTAAGGTAAACAATACTCATGCAGAGCTGTTTAAGGTATGACGTTTGGAGTCAAATATAcact from Cucurbita pepo subsp. pepo cultivar mu-cu-16 unplaced genomic scaffold, ASM280686v2 Cp4.1_scaffold008008, whole genome shotgun sequence includes these protein-coding regions:
- the LOC111787255 gene encoding acyl-CoA-binding domain-containing protein 4-like, with the translated sequence MREEKAKLELTLSEVQGENSKLREEIGKVNNTHAELFKELQSVQGQLIAERSRCFKLEVDFIIKLMTIYVLCSL